Proteins encoded in a region of the Campylobacter sp. MIT 99-7217 genome:
- a CDS encoding metal-dependent hydrolase, with translation MLIKNAKIYGQELKDVLIKNGKIEKIGENLQDNEVFDAKEACLLPSFVDLCVSLKNDKFSLSNLENLEQDCLKSGVCAVLLRDCMDFDEESLALFLHDLKQRKLSIFSSVKALNKQAELRNLATLLNKGAKALELDSASNANTLRASMQYALMKEAFVFVRCFEPDFDDKGVMNDSQTSFELGLIGMSKVSELSEVAKMREVAKSYGTRVVFDLLSLKDSLNLLENELVLVSIHHLFKDDTACAGFNTAAKILPPLRSKEDQNFLKNALKEGKISFLSSLHSPKSLSLKDLAFDEAAYGIHSICEFISLCYSFLIKDKFMTWQELCKFTSLNPSEFLGLNSGKIEEGRLANLVLFDENASLKAPKNSLYANDELKGVVKAHFIKGERVF, from the coding sequence ATGCTGATTAAAAATGCGAAAATTTACGGACAAGAGTTAAAAGATGTGCTGATTAAAAATGGCAAGATTGAAAAAATAGGCGAAAATTTACAAGATAATGAGGTTTTTGACGCCAAAGAAGCTTGCTTGCTTCCTTCTTTTGTGGATTTGTGTGTAAGCCTTAAAAATGATAAATTCTCTCTTTCAAATTTAGAAAATTTAGAGCAAGATTGCCTTAAAAGCGGTGTTTGTGCGGTGCTTTTAAGGGATTGTATGGACTTTGATGAGGAGAGTTTGGCTTTGTTTTTGCATGATCTTAAGCAAAGAAAATTAAGCATTTTTTCAAGCGTTAAAGCTCTAAATAAGCAAGCCGAGCTTAGGAATTTAGCCACGCTTTTAAACAAGGGGGCTAAGGCTTTGGAGCTTGATAGTGCTTCAAATGCTAACACCTTGCGTGCGAGCATGCAGTATGCTTTGATGAAAGAAGCCTTTGTTTTTGTGCGTTGCTTTGAGCCTGATTTTGATGATAAGGGCGTGATGAATGATAGTCAAACGAGCTTTGAGCTTGGACTCATCGGCATGAGCAAGGTTAGTGAGCTTAGCGAAGTGGCTAAAATGCGTGAGGTGGCTAAAAGCTACGGCACAAGGGTCGTTTTTGATCTTTTGAGCCTTAAAGACTCTTTAAATTTGCTTGAAAATGAACTTGTGCTTGTAAGCATTCATCATCTTTTTAAGGACGATACGGCTTGTGCTGGCTTTAATACCGCTGCAAAAATACTGCCACCTTTAAGAAGCAAAGAGGATCAAAACTTCCTTAAAAACGCTCTAAAAGAGGGCAAAATAAGCTTTTTAAGCTCGCTTCATAGTCCAAAATCTTTAAGCTTAAAAGATTTAGCCTTTGATGAGGCTGCTTATGGAATTCATAGCATTTGCGAGTTTATCAGCCTTTGTTATAGCTTTTTGATCAAGGATAAATTTATGACTTGGCAAGAGCTTTGCAAATTTACGAGCCTAAATCCTAGTGAATTTCTTGGCTTAAACAGCGGAAAGATCGAGGAGGGAAGACTTGCAAATTTAGTGCTTTTTGATGAAAATGCAAGCCTTAAAGCCCCAAAAAATTCCCTTTATGCAAATGATGAATTAAAAGGCGTGGTAAAAGCTCATTTTATAAAAGGCGAAAGGGTGTTTTGA
- the dsbI gene encoding protein-disulfide oxidoreductase DsbI, producing the protein MIFDTQSKQEKRLIWLFILLLALCMLFIAHGFFQNYLFMRPCEQCVYIRFAVFAIALGAFFAFLNPKNIFLKFIAFVLAFYGVIYGIEHALILQKAYEAVLSMNLFGGVTCKEIPSFAFDLALHEWLEDLFKPSGICGFDYPIVPEDANLSTLQEFFVGTKEGNFKNGLYSEGWYLLPSLKFINMPTAVLIILIFIALILLILFLKFSFENKAVLFFISCIICVALLVFLS; encoded by the coding sequence ATGATCTTTGATACTCAAAGTAAGCAAGAAAAAAGGCTGATTTGGCTTTTTATCTTGCTTCTTGCTCTTTGTATGCTTTTTATAGCACATGGTTTTTTTCAAAATTATTTGTTTATGAGACCTTGCGAACAATGCGTTTATATAAGATTTGCCGTTTTTGCGATCGCCTTGGGTGCTTTTTTTGCTTTTTTAAATCCAAAAAATATTTTTTTGAAATTTATAGCCTTTGTTCTTGCTTTTTATGGGGTTATTTATGGTATAGAGCATGCTTTGATCTTGCAAAAAGCCTATGAAGCGGTTTTAAGTATGAATTTATTTGGTGGGGTTACTTGTAAAGAAATTCCTAGCTTTGCTTTTGATCTAGCCTTGCATGAGTGGCTTGAAGATCTTTTTAAGCCTAGTGGGATTTGTGGCTTTGATTATCCTATAGTTCCTGAAGATGCAAATTTAAGCACCTTGCAAGAATTTTTTGTAGGCACTAAGGAGGGAAATTTTAAAAACGGACTTTATAGCGAGGGCTGGTATTTACTGCCAAGTCTTAAATTTATCAACATGCCAACAGCAGTGCTTATAATCCTCATTTTTATAGCCCTCATTTTGCTGATTTTATTTTTGAAATTTAGCTTTGAAAATAAAGCGGTTTTGTTTTTTATCTCCTGCATTATTTGCGTAGCTTTGCTTGTATTTTTGTCTTAA
- a CDS encoding NAD(P)H-dependent glycerol-3-phosphate dehydrogenase yields MNQIAIIGAGKWGSALKDALSVKNSCLITSHSKHDVKDFVSIDEALKCEYLVFALSSQGLHSWLLKNFKNKGQKILLASKGIETSTCKFLDEIFLEFVRQDQICVLSGPSFAAEVAQKLPCALVVSGSDEVLCKEFASFFPDYIKAYVSDDVRGAEVCGAYKNVLAIASGISDGLKLGNNARASLIARGLVEMHRFGKVFGAKEETFLGLSGAGDLFLTASSTLSRNYRAGLLLAKGLDKEQIKAELKEVIEGIDTAFAIDKISKSRQIYTPIVAAVVGILNGQSVNLVVQNMLKQR; encoded by the coding sequence ATGAATCAAATTGCAATCATAGGTGCTGGCAAATGGGGCAGTGCCTTAAAAGATGCTTTAAGCGTGAAAAATTCATGCCTCATCACCTCGCATTCAAAGCATGATGTTAAGGATTTTGTAAGCATTGATGAGGCTTTGAAGTGTGAGTATCTAGTCTTTGCGCTAAGTTCTCAGGGGCTTCATTCTTGGCTTTTAAAAAATTTTAAAAATAAAGGGCAAAAAATCCTCCTCGCCTCCAAAGGCATCGAAACTTCCACTTGTAAATTCTTAGATGAAATCTTTTTAGAATTTGTCAGGCAGGATCAAATTTGTGTTTTAAGTGGTCCATCTTTTGCAGCTGAAGTAGCTCAAAAGCTTCCTTGTGCTTTAGTCGTAAGCGGAAGCGATGAGGTGCTTTGTAAGGAATTTGCAAGCTTTTTTCCTGACTATATCAAGGCTTATGTGAGCGATGATGTGCGTGGGGCTGAGGTGTGTGGGGCTTATAAAAATGTTTTGGCTATCGCAAGTGGGATTAGCGATGGCTTAAAGCTTGGAAACAACGCAAGAGCAAGCCTCATCGCAAGGGGACTTGTGGAAATGCACCGCTTTGGCAAGGTTTTTGGCGCGAAAGAAGAGACTTTTTTGGGGCTTAGTGGGGCTGGAGATTTGTTTTTAACTGCTTCAAGCACGCTTTCAAGAAACTACCGCGCTGGGCTTTTGCTCGCCAAAGGGCTTGATAAAGAGCAGATCAAAGCCGAGCTTAAGGAAGTCATTGAGGGCATTGATACGGCTTTTGCGATCGATAAAATTTCTAAATCAAGGCAAATTTACACGCCTATAGTCGCTGCTGTGGTGGGGATTTTAAACGGACAAAGCGTGAATTTAGTAGTTCAAAACATGCTCAAACAAAGGTAA
- a CDS encoding glycosyltransferase family 2 protein — MLIIFPMAGLSSRFLKAGYKEPKYMLELKGKSLFARAVSSFKQYFDKFDFLFIYRNLQDSESFIKKECEGLNLKRFEMIELEKPTLGQAHTCFLGLLKAKIKDDESLLIFNIDSFYLDFSLPKELDIIDGYLEVFKGKGQQWSFVKTLPNSNRVIQTAEKEPISKLCSTGLYYFKKASDFKEVFLQMQKANDKSKNEFYIAPMYNYLITQNKDIRAFEIDIKKLVFCGLPSEYEELLKDESFK, encoded by the coding sequence ATGCTTATAATCTTTCCTATGGCAGGACTTTCTAGCCGTTTTTTAAAGGCTGGCTATAAGGAGCCTAAATACATGCTTGAGCTTAAGGGCAAAAGCCTTTTTGCAAGGGCTGTTTCAAGCTTTAAGCAGTATTTTGATAAGTTTGATTTTTTATTTATTTATAGGAATTTGCAGGATTCTGAAAGCTTCATCAAAAAAGAATGCGAGGGTTTAAATTTAAAGCGTTTTGAAATGATAGAGCTTGAAAAGCCAACCCTAGGTCAGGCTCACACCTGCTTTTTAGGGCTTCTTAAGGCTAAGATCAAAGATGATGAGAGCTTGCTTATCTTTAATATAGACAGCTTTTATTTGGACTTTTCCCTGCCAAAAGAACTTGATATTATCGATGGCTATTTGGAGGTTTTTAAAGGAAAAGGACAGCAGTGGAGTTTTGTAAAAACCCTGCCAAACTCAAATAGGGTCATTCAAACAGCTGAAAAAGAGCCTATTAGCAAGCTTTGTAGCACGGGGCTTTATTATTTTAAAAAAGCAAGCGATTTTAAGGAAGTTTTTTTGCAAATGCAAAAAGCAAATGACAAAAGTAAAAACGAGTTTTACATAGCGCCTATGTATAATTATTTAATCACTCAAAACAAAGACATAAGAGCCTTTGAAATAGACATTAAAAAGCTTGTTTTTTGTGGTTTGCCAAGCGAGTATGAGGAGCTTTTAAAAGATGAGAGCTTTAAATAA
- a CDS encoding thiol:disulfide interchange protein DsbA/DsbL, with product MKALKALFLTLFIYSCAFSLDEGKDYLVLQQPFSNAQNSVTEVFSYGCIHCFNQHKQNTLALLKQKLPNLSYKAYPVKQMASYGNEFANLYAYASYKDSQSNLDVTDSKSLMHKINDAYFTAYFERRMTWNDGKNPKAFYELGLKILGIDYNTLQNFLVSKEGKEILSSFDKALEPAKNTGTPAFIVNGKYQVLLNNITSLEQFIKVIEELSKK from the coding sequence ATGAAAGCTTTAAAGGCTCTTTTTTTAACACTTTTTATATATAGCTGTGCCTTTTCTTTAGATGAGGGTAAGGATTATTTAGTTTTACAACAGCCCTTTTCAAACGCACAAAATTCAGTTACTGAGGTATTTAGCTATGGTTGCATTCACTGCTTTAACCAACACAAGCAAAACACCCTAGCTTTACTAAAGCAAAAATTACCAAATTTAAGCTATAAGGCTTATCCTGTAAAACAAATGGCAAGCTATGGCAATGAATTTGCTAATCTTTACGCCTATGCAAGCTACAAAGATAGTCAAAGCAATCTTGATGTAACAGATAGCAAAAGCCTTATGCACAAGATCAATGATGCGTATTTTACGGCATATTTTGAAAGAAGAATGACTTGGAATGACGGAAAAAATCCTAAGGCTTTTTATGAGTTGGGGCTTAAAATTTTAGGCATTGATTATAACACGCTTCAAAATTTTCTCGTAAGCAAAGAGGGAAAGGAAATTTTATCATCTTTTGATAAGGCTCTTGAACCTGCGAAAAATACAGGCACACCAGCTTTCATAGTCAATGGAAAATACCAAGTTTTACTCAACAACATCACTTCTTTAGAACAATTCATCAAAGTTATAGAAGAACTTAGTAAAAAATGA
- a CDS encoding HAD-IIIC family phosphatase yields the protein MKRLLIDLDGTLTIDEENVAYEDKRANLALIERLKEYKKEGFIISIFTSRNMRSFKGDMKRLEKHTLPMIKAWLKKHEVPYDEIILGKAWCGFEGFYVDDRAIRPSEFVSKGYDEIKELLNAENPLKKGGEQ from the coding sequence ATGAAACGCCTTTTAATAGATCTTGATGGCACTCTTACTATAGATGAAGAAAATGTGGCTTATGAGGATAAAAGAGCGAATTTAGCCCTCATAGAAAGACTAAAGGAGTATAAAAAAGAGGGCTTTATCATTAGCATTTTTACAAGTCGCAATATGAGAAGCTTTAAAGGCGATATGAAAAGGCTTGAAAAGCACACCCTGCCTATGATTAAAGCTTGGCTTAAAAAGCATGAAGTGCCATATGATGAGATCATTTTGGGTAAGGCTTGGTGTGGGTTTGAGGGCTTTTATGTAGATGATAGAGCCATTAGGCCAAGTGAGTTTGTAAGCAAAGGCTATGATGAGATTAAAGAGCTTTTAAACGCAGAAAATCCTCTTAAAAAAGGAGGTGAGCAATGA
- the gatB gene encoding Asp-tRNA(Asn)/Glu-tRNA(Gln) amidotransferase subunit GatB translates to MFEVVIGLEVHTQLNTKTKIFCSCATSFGEAPNTNVCPTCLALPGALPVLNEEAVKKAISFGKAVNAKINKKSVFNRKNYFYPDLPKAYQISQFDIPIVEGGELFISVEGQNKRIGITRAHLEEDAGKNIHESEFSKVDLNRAGTPLLEIVSEPELRSSDEAVAYLKKLHSIIRFLDISDANMQEGSFRCDANVSIRPKGDNKLYTRVEIKNLNSFRFIQKAIDYEVKRQSEAWEDGTYEKEVVQETRLFDTTNLVTRSMRGKEEAAEYRYFPDPDLLPVLLEDEMLQAPIAELPDEKKQRFIKDFGVKESDAEILISSLEMSRFFESLVAKNLSPKLCVTWLNTELMGLLKADLSIENSPVSSAKLGDLIGRIEDGTVSNKAAKEVLAFVFENEGVEIDEAIEKLGLKQVSDDGAIEKIIDEILSKNADKVAEYKSGKDKLFGFFVGQAMKEGKGAFNPAKVNEILKAKLG, encoded by the coding sequence ATGTTTGAAGTCGTTATCGGGCTTGAAGTTCATACCCAGCTTAATACCAAAACCAAGATTTTTTGCTCTTGTGCTACTTCCTTTGGAGAAGCACCAAATACCAATGTTTGCCCCACTTGCCTTGCCTTGCCCGGAGCCTTGCCTGTTTTAAACGAAGAAGCCGTGAAAAAGGCTATTTCCTTTGGAAAAGCTGTTAATGCAAAGATAAATAAAAAAAGCGTTTTTAACCGCAAAAATTATTTTTATCCAGACTTGCCAAAGGCTTATCAAATTTCTCAATTTGACATTCCTATCGTAGAGGGCGGAGAGCTTTTCATAAGTGTAGAAGGACAAAATAAACGCATAGGTATCACGAGAGCACATTTAGAAGAAGATGCGGGTAAAAACATACATGAAAGCGAGTTTTCAAAGGTGGATCTAAACCGCGCAGGAACGCCCTTGCTTGAGATAGTTAGCGAGCCAGAGCTTAGAAGCAGCGATGAGGCTGTGGCTTATCTTAAAAAGCTTCATTCTATCATAAGATTTTTAGATATTTCAGATGCAAATATGCAAGAAGGTAGCTTTCGCTGCGATGCGAATGTGAGCATTCGTCCAAAGGGCGATAACAAGCTTTATACGAGGGTGGAAATCAAAAATCTTAACTCTTTTCGCTTTATACAAAAGGCTATTGATTATGAGGTGAAAAGACAGAGCGAGGCTTGGGAAGATGGTACTTATGAAAAAGAAGTTGTGCAAGAAACAAGGCTTTTTGATACGACAAATTTAGTTACAAGAAGTATGCGTGGCAAAGAAGAAGCTGCTGAGTATCGCTATTTTCCTGATCCTGATTTACTTCCCGTGCTTTTAGAAGATGAGATGTTGCAAGCACCTATTGCTGAGCTTCCAGATGAGAAAAAGCAAAGATTTATCAAGGATTTTGGTGTTAAGGAAAGCGATGCTGAAATTCTCATCTCAAGCCTTGAAATGAGCCGTTTTTTTGAAAGTTTGGTGGCAAAAAATTTAAGCCCTAAGCTTTGCGTAACTTGGCTAAATACCGAACTTATGGGACTTTTAAAAGCAGATCTTAGCATAGAAAATTCCCCTGTAAGTTCTGCTAAGCTTGGGGACTTGATAGGACGCATTGAAGATGGTACGGTTAGTAATAAAGCCGCTAAAGAGGTTTTAGCCTTTGTCTTTGAAAATGAGGGCGTAGAAATTGATGAAGCCATTGAAAAACTAGGGCTTAAGCAAGTTAGTGATGATGGGGCAATCGAAAAAATCATCGATGAAATTCTAAGCAAAAACGCCGATAAAGTCGCTGAGTATAAAAGTGGTAAAGATAAACTCTTTGGCTTTTTTGTGGGTCAAGCGATGAAAGAGGGCAAGGGTGCTTTTAATCCAGCCAAAGTTAATGAAATTTTAAAAGCAAAGCTTGGGTGA
- a CDS encoding DUF262 domain-containing protein, with translation MNDTRSIKDLFGLKFFIPSYQRGYRWDRVQVKDLLDDIWEFYTEHKGKYYCLQPIIVKKDKDKEGFILVDGQQRLTSIHIILSYLGSEKFEIEYEARPDSKEVLENIKEDRKKDKGSKNIDFYFMSEAYECAEEWFNEDKAKKDKFIEILTNSKEIQIIWHEIENEDEREVFSRINSGKIPLSNAELIKALFLNSNNFQEEEIKFRQIELSKEWDEMEYTLQNDEIWGFLTKKDYPARIELLFEIYFQTKNLADKTNPSKAYDKTDLYKTYRFFAEKLSENKDKFKALNELWQEIRKIFFTLRFWYEDHKLYHLIGYLIHAKKVSLHELYKEAEKSGKKEFENFLIGKINQINDKTKLYENEKINMEYIKNLSYGKNNKELQNILLLFNISTYIKSELRFSFHKFAKDKWSLEHINPQSDFSIKNDKNRKEWISEIINILKKVSQERVNLAQTSDGQKDLLERLEKEIKEEKMTDDEFAKIIEKVFEYFKCEDKHNIENLSLLSASENSKLSNHIFAIKKEKIKEVEKEGKFIPLCTKNVFMKYYSKDIKTLYFWTDEDQKSYINAIEKSLEALLKGE, from the coding sequence ATGAATGATACTCGATCAATAAAGGACTTGTTTGGACTAAAATTTTTTATCCCCTCTTATCAAAGAGGTTATAGGTGGGATAGAGTGCAAGTGAAAGATTTGCTTGATGATATTTGGGAATTTTATACTGAGCATAAAGGTAAGTATTATTGCTTGCAACCCATTATCGTAAAAAAAGATAAAGATAAAGAAGGATTTATCCTAGTTGATGGGCAACAAAGACTAACAAGCATACATATCATACTTTCTTATCTGGGTAGTGAAAAATTTGAAATCGAATATGAAGCCAGACCGGATAGCAAGGAAGTTTTAGAAAATATAAAAGAGGATAGAAAAAAGGACAAAGGCTCAAAAAATATTGATTTTTACTTTATGAGTGAGGCTTATGAATGCGCGGAAGAATGGTTTAACGAGGATAAAGCCAAAAAAGATAAATTTATTGAAATTTTAACAAATTCTAAAGAAATTCAAATCATATGGCATGAGATAGAAAATGAAGATGAAAGAGAGGTTTTTTCAAGGATTAATAGTGGCAAAATCCCCTTAAGCAATGCTGAGCTTATCAAAGCACTTTTTTTAAACAGCAATAATTTTCAAGAAGAAGAAATCAAATTTAGACAAATCGAACTTTCCAAAGAATGGGACGAAATGGAATACACCCTGCAAAATGATGAAATTTGGGGCTTTTTGACAAAAAAAGATTATCCAGCAAGGATAGAGCTTTTGTTTGAAATTTATTTTCAAACAAAGAATTTGGCTGATAAAACTAATCCTTCTAAAGCCTATGATAAAACCGACCTTTACAAAACTTATCGATTTTTTGCTGAAAAATTAAGCGAAAATAAAGATAAATTTAAGGCTTTGAATGAACTTTGGCAAGAAATAAGGAAGATATTTTTTACCCTTAGGTTTTGGTATGAAGATCACAAACTTTATCATTTAATAGGCTATTTAATCCACGCAAAAAAAGTATCCTTGCACGAACTTTACAAGGAGGCTGAAAAAAGTGGTAAAAAAGAATTTGAAAACTTTTTAATCGGCAAAATTAACCAAATAAATGATAAAACCAAGCTTTATGAAAACGAAAAAATTAATATGGAGTATATAAAAAATTTAAGCTATGGCAAGAATAACAAGGAGTTGCAAAATATTTTATTACTATTTAACATAAGCACATATATAAAAAGTGAATTAAGATTTTCTTTTCATAAATTTGCAAAAGATAAATGGAGTTTAGAGCATATAAATCCGCAATCAGATTTTTCCATTAAAAACGATAAAAATAGAAAAGAGTGGATAAGTGAGATTATTAATATTTTAAAAAAAGTCTCACAAGAGCGAGTAAATTTAGCACAGACAAGCGACGGGCAAAAGGATTTGTTAGAAAGACTTGAGAAAGAAATTAAAGAAGAAAAAATGACAGATGATGAATTTGCTAAGATAATTGAAAAAGTTTTTGAATATTTTAAATGCGAGGATAAGCATAATATAGAAAATTTAAGTTTGCTTTCAGCTAGTGAAAATAGTAAGTTAAGCAATCATATCTTTGCCATAAAAAAAGAAAAAATTAAAGAGGTGGAAAAAGAGGGAAAATTTATCCCCTTATGCACCAAAAATGTCTTTATGAAATATTACAGCAAGGATATTAAGACCTTATATTTCTGGACTGATGAAGATCAAAAATCCTACATAAATGCCATTGAAAAAAGCCTAGAAGCTTTATTAAAGGGGGAATAA
- a CDS encoding MerR family transcriptional regulator, whose translation MAYTIIEVERKTGVASRTIRFWLDKGLFPYVEKDENGIRYFSENDLQWVLWVDCYRQIGMSIEQIKAYIALCAMGEKTAAARREIILEQKQKVLKDMENLKNVLEKLDFKLDYYDKMIKKSKDELNPLSKDYVKRSKRVKIKA comes from the coding sequence ATGGCTTATACTATCATCGAGGTTGAAAGAAAAACAGGCGTTGCTTCACGCACCATTCGCTTTTGGCTTGATAAGGGACTTTTTCCTTATGTTGAAAAAGATGAAAATGGCATTCGGTATTTTAGTGAAAATGACTTGCAGTGGGTGCTTTGGGTGGATTGTTACCGCCAAATTGGCATGAGTATCGAGCAGATCAAAGCTTATATCGCACTTTGTGCTATGGGTGAAAAAACAGCTGCTGCTAGGCGTGAGATCATTTTGGAGCAAAAACAAAAGGTGCTAAAGGACATGGAGAATTTAAAAAATGTACTTGAAAAGCTTGATTTTAAACTTGATTATTACGATAAGATGATAAAAAAGAGCAAAGACGAGCTAAACCCTCTCAGTAAAGATTATGTCAAAAGAAGCAAGAGAGTAAAGATAAAGGCTTAA
- a CDS encoding F0F1 ATP synthase subunit A: MKDLFLFSSLIESSHTFAYFFHLGLVVIISVILARFATRSMQLVPRGTQNLAEAYMEGILSMGRDTMGSEEAARKYLPLVATIGFIVFFSNIIGIIPGFEAPSASLNLTATLAIVVFLYYHFEGIRTQGVVKYFAHFMGPVKLIAPLMFPIEIVSHFSRVISLSFRLFGNIKGDDLFLAVILALVPWIAPLPAYVLLTFMAFLQTFIFMILTYVYLAGATVVEEGH, translated from the coding sequence ATGAAAGATTTGTTTTTGTTTAGTTCTCTTATAGAATCTAGCCATACTTTTGCGTATTTTTTTCATTTGGGCTTAGTTGTGATTATCTCGGTGATCCTTGCGAGATTTGCAACCAGATCAATGCAACTTGTACCAAGAGGAACTCAAAATTTGGCTGAAGCTTATATGGAGGGTATTTTAAGCATGGGACGCGATACTATGGGAAGCGAAGAAGCAGCTAGAAAATACTTACCCCTAGTGGCTACCATAGGCTTTATAGTGTTTTTTAGCAATATCATAGGCATAATTCCCGGTTTTGAAGCTCCAAGTGCGAGCTTAAATTTAACAGCGACTTTAGCTATCGTGGTATTTTTATACTATCATTTTGAGGGTATTAGAACTCAAGGTGTTGTAAAGTACTTTGCACATTTCATGGGTCCTGTGAAGCTGATCGCTCCTTTAATGTTTCCTATCGAGATCGTTTCTCATTTTTCTCGTGTGATTTCTTTATCTTTTCGTTTGTTTGGAAATATCAAGGGCGATGATTTATTTTTAGCTGTAATCCTAGCCTTAGTTCCATGGATAGCACCTCTTCCTGCTTATGTTTTGCTTACTTTCATGGCTTTTTTGCAAACCTTTATTTTTATGATCTTAACCTATGTTTATTTAGCTGGTGCAACTGTGGTTGAGGAAGGTCATTGA
- a CDS encoding phosphotransferase, which translates to MILITSAKYCPPEFLIEFGKLPPSFLPLGTKRLYEYQAALFKHFKENIFLSLPKSFEPSKADRKKLKNLGIKTLFVDENLSLGQSIIHCLNMSLPINESLKILHGDTLISNLGKSPNSLGVTRVLNNYNWSFLKKDKKLCYKLKDFDYKELDSLILNGFFSIEKPYEFMRALSVANYDFLEGLNAYSAGNAFELSFDEFWLDFGLVSSYFQSKKAMTTQRIFNELKIKQNWVEKSSKLKNKIEAEISWFEALPKELSFYVPKIQKDEKSYKSEYLYLNTLSELFVFGRLPALVWEQIFKSIKAFLEKLHSYKTKQKINFSYKQKSLERLELFAKQSGFDLEKSLKFEEKGELYALPNLRQILNELDDFLSGNLKPCFIHGDFCFSNLMFDFRSNELKCFDPRGLDFSGKITPFGDKNYDYAKLTHSVLGRYDFIIAGFYELSQKDGVFSLSFEEDENLKAIQAKFKEIFKSSKEILAIEVHLFLSMLPLHSDNKTRQFALLANALRLFKELKCL; encoded by the coding sequence ATGATCTTAATCACCTCAGCCAAATACTGCCCGCCTGAGTTTTTGATCGAATTTGGAAAGCTTCCGCCAAGCTTTTTGCCTCTTGGCACAAAAAGGCTTTATGAGTATCAAGCAGCACTTTTTAAGCACTTTAAAGAAAACATTTTCCTTTCCTTACCCAAAAGTTTTGAACCAAGCAAGGCTGATAGAAAAAAGCTTAAAAATTTAGGCATAAAAACTCTTTTTGTAGATGAGAACTTAAGCCTTGGGCAAAGCATTATTCACTGCCTTAATATGAGCTTGCCTATCAACGAAAGCCTTAAAATTTTGCATGGGGATACTTTGATTTCAAATCTTGGCAAAAGCCCTAACTCTCTTGGGGTTACTAGGGTTTTAAATAATTATAATTGGAGCTTTTTAAAAAAGGATAAAAAGCTTTGCTATAAGCTTAAAGATTTTGATTACAAAGAGCTTGATAGCCTTATACTTAACGGCTTTTTTAGCATAGAAAAGCCTTATGAGTTTATGAGAGCTTTAAGCGTTGCAAACTATGATTTCTTAGAAGGGCTAAATGCCTACTCAGCTGGGAATGCTTTTGAGCTTAGTTTTGATGAGTTTTGGCTTGATTTTGGGCTGGTGAGCTCTTATTTTCAAAGCAAAAAGGCAATGACTACTCAAAGAATCTTTAATGAGCTTAAGATCAAGCAAAATTGGGTTGAAAAATCCTCAAAGTTAAAGAACAAGATAGAAGCTGAAATATCTTGGTTTGAAGCCTTACCAAAGGAACTTAGCTTTTATGTGCCTAAGATTCAAAAAGATGAAAAAAGCTATAAAAGCGAGTATTTGTATCTTAACACCTTAAGCGAGCTTTTTGTCTTTGGGAGGCTACCAGCTCTTGTTTGGGAGCAAATTTTTAAAAGCATAAAAGCCTTTTTAGAAAAACTTCATTCTTACAAAACAAAGCAAAAAATTAATTTTTCTTATAAGCAAAAAAGCCTTGAAAGGCTAGAACTTTTTGCTAAGCAAAGTGGCTTTGATCTAGAAAAAAGCTTGAAATTTGAAGAAAAGGGCGAGCTTTATGCTTTGCCAAATTTAAGGCAAATTTTAAACGAACTTGATGATTTTTTAAGTGGGAATTTAAAGCCTTGCTTTATACACGGGGATTTTTGCTTTTCTAATTTAATGTTTGATTTTAGATCAAATGAGCTTAAGTGTTTTGATCCTAGGGGGCTTGATTTTAGCGGGAAAATCACGCCCTTTGGGGATAAAAATTATGATTATGCAAAATTAACTCATTCTGTTTTAGGTCGCTATGATTTTATCATCGCTGGCTTTTATGAGCTAAGCCAAAAGGATGGAGTTTTTAGCCTTAGTTTTGAAGAAGATGAAAATTTAAAGGCAATTCAGGCTAAATTTAAAGAAATCTTTAAGTCAAGTAAAGAGATCTTAGCCATAGAGGTTCATCTTTTTTTATCAATGCTTCCTTTACACAGCGACAATAAAACTAGGCAATTTGCCCTACTGGCTAATGCCCTAAGGCTTTTTAAGGAGCTAAAATGCTTATAA